TATGGTATAAGAAGAGGGTATAAAGGAATTTTAGATAGAGATATATTTAAAATGACATTACTTGACGTTGCAGGTCTTGCAGGAAAAGGTGGTACTATGTTATTATCAGCAAGATTACCTGAATTCAAAGACCCAGAAGTTAGAACAAAAGCAGCTAATATTTTAAAAGAATATGGAATTGAAGGTTTAGTAGTAATTGGTGGAGATGGATCATTCCATGGAGCACACTATTTATACGAAGAGCACGGAATTAAAACAGTAGGAATACCTGGAACTATTGATAATGATATAGCAGGTACTGACTATACTATTGGATATGATACAGCATTAAATATAGTGCTTGAATCATTCAATCAAATTAGAGATACAGCTAAATCTCATGATAGAACTTTCTTTATAGAAGTTATGGGAAGAAACTGTGGAGATATAGCTTTAAATGCTGGAATTGCAGCAGGAGCAAATGGAATATTAATTCCAGAAGTAGAAACTTCAATTGATGATATAGTAAATATTATTAAAAGAAGAAGAGAAGCAGGTAAATTCTATGATGTAATTATTATGTCAGAAGGATATAAAAACAAAGAAAACGTTCTTAAAGAATTAAAAGAAAGAATGCCAGAATTAGATGCTAAACTTGTAGTATTATCACACATTCAAAGAGGTGGTAATCCAACAGCAGCAGATAGATTACTTGCAACTAAATTAGGAGTAAAAGCAGTTGAATTATTAGTAGAAGGAAAATCAGGATTAATGGTTGGAGTTGAAAGTTCAAATGTAGTTACACATAAATTATCATATGCTTGGGAAAATTATAATAAAAAATCTCAAGAAGATTATGATATAGCAATGATGTTATCAGTATAAAGTTTAATATATATTAGGAGGAATTAGATGAAAATTAAAATGACTAAGGTTGTATGTACAATAGGACCTAAAAGTGAAAAGAAAGAAGTTTTAAAACAATTAATTTTAAGCGGAATGAACGTTATGAGATTAAACTTCTCACATGGAGATTTTGAAGAACATGGAGCAAGAATTAAAACTATTAGAGAAATCTCTCAAGAAACAGGAAAACACGTAGCAATCTTATTAGATACTAAAGGGCCAGAAATCAGAACAGGTTCACATGCTGAAGGAGACGTTAAATACGATTTAGTAGAAGGACAAGACTTTATAGTAACTACTGATTATGAGTTTAAAGGAACACCTGAAAAAATTTCAGTTTCTTACCCTAACATGACTAAAGATTTAAAACCTGGGGACACTATTTTAATAGATGATGGATTAATAGGATTAGAAGTTAAAAAAATCGAAGGTCAAGAAATCTTCTGTAAAGTTAAAAACTCAGGAGCTTTAGGACAAAAGAAAGGTGTTAACTTACCAGGAGTTTCAGTTTCTTTACCAGCATTAGCTGAAAAAGATAAAGGAGATTTAAAATTCGGATGTGAAGTTGGTGTTGACTTCATAGCTGCATCATTCATAAGAAAAGCTTCAGACGTTGCTGAAGTTAGAAAAGTTTTAGATGAAAATGGTGGAGAACACATTAAAATAATTTCTAAAATTGAAAACCAAGAAGGAATCGATAACTTCGATGAAATCTTAGAATTATCTGACGGAATCATGGTTGCAAGAGGAGACTTAGGAGTAGAAATACCAGTTGAAGAAGTTCCATTTGCACAAAAAATGATGATCAAAAAATGTAATGCAGCTGGTAAACCAGTAATTACAGCAACTCAAATGTTAGATTCAATGCAAAAAAACCCAAGACCTACAAGAGCAGAAGCAGGAGACGTTGCTAATGCAATCTTAGATGGTACAGATGCAGTTATGTTATCAGGAGAATCTGCAAACGGTAAATATCCAGTTGAAGCTGTTAAAACAATGGCTACAATATCTGCTAAAACAGATGAATATGGAGTACCTAAAGTATACTACAGCCACGATGTAACAATTACAGAAGCTGTTTCAAAAGGTGCAGTAGAAGCTGCAGAAAACTTAGGAGCTAAATTAATAGTTTGTTGGACAAAAACAGGAAGAGCTGCTAAAATGATTAGAAAATACAACCCTACAATGCCAATAATTGCTTTAACTGATTCAGAAGTTACTGCAAGACAATTAGCATTAGTAAGAGGAGTTAGAGCAATAGTTGCTAAAGACTTAGACAACGCTGAACACTTCTTCGCTAAAGCTTTAGAAGTTGCTGCATCAAATGCTGCTACAACTGAAGATGAAGCATACACAGGATTCAAAAAAGGTGACTTAGTAGTACTAGTAACAGGAATTTCTGAAACTGGAACAACTAACACTTTCAAAGTTGCAAGAATAGGATAATAAAAATATAAAATATAGAAAAAGAACTGGTTACACAGTTCTTTTTCTATGAAAGGTAATGTTATGAAAAAAATAGATGAATTAGTGCAAGTATTATCTAATTTAAAAGGTATAGGAAAGAAAAATGCAACAAGAATTGCATTTGATTTACTTTCTAAAGATGAAGATGATATTAACTACCTTATATACACTATTAAAAGTTCATATGATACTATAAAACCTTGTAGTATATGTCACAATCTAACTGATGTTGGTATATGTGAGATATGTACTTCAAATAATAGAAATAAGAATGTAATATGTGTAGTTGAAGATACCAGAGATATTTATGCTTTCAATAAAGCTAGTTCATATAACGGACTATATCATGTATTAGGTGGTAAAATTGATCCGTTAAATGGAATAGGTATAGATGAATTAAATATTGATAGTCTATTAGCTAGAATAGAAGAAAATGTAAATGAGGTAATTCTTGCACTAAACCCTGATTTAGAAGGAGAAACAACTATACTTTACCTAACAAAATTACTAAATAATAAGAAAGTTAAAGTAAGTAGAATAGCAAGTGGTATACCTATAGGTGGTAACATTGAATATTCAGATAGTGCTACTTTAATTAAATCATTAGAAGGTAGAGTAATAATAAATGAAAGAGAGGAAGAATAATGGAAAAGATATATTTCACATCAGAATTTGTATCACCAGGGCATCCAGATAAAATTTGTGATCAAATTTCAGATGCA
This Streptobacillus canis DNA region includes the following protein-coding sequences:
- the pfkA gene encoding 6-phosphofructokinase, with amino-acid sequence MKKIAILTSGGDSQGMNTAIRVVAKTAMHKGMEVYGIRRGYKGILDRDIFKMTLLDVAGLAGKGGTMLLSARLPEFKDPEVRTKAANILKEYGIEGLVVIGGDGSFHGAHYLYEEHGIKTVGIPGTIDNDIAGTDYTIGYDTALNIVLESFNQIRDTAKSHDRTFFIEVMGRNCGDIALNAGIAAGANGILIPEVETSIDDIVNIIKRRREAGKFYDVIIMSEGYKNKENVLKELKERMPELDAKLVVLSHIQRGGNPTAADRLLATKLGVKAVELLVEGKSGLMVGVESSNVVTHKLSYAWENYNKKSQEDYDIAMMLSV
- the recR gene encoding recombination mediator RecR, with the translated sequence MKKIDELVQVLSNLKGIGKKNATRIAFDLLSKDEDDINYLIYTIKSSYDTIKPCSICHNLTDVGICEICTSNNRNKNVICVVEDTRDIYAFNKASSYNGLYHVLGGKIDPLNGIGIDELNIDSLLARIEENVNEVILALNPDLEGETTILYLTKLLNNKKVKVSRIASGIPIGGNIEYSDSATLIKSLEGRVIINEREEE
- the pykF gene encoding pyruvate kinase PykF, which codes for MKIKMTKVVCTIGPKSEKKEVLKQLILSGMNVMRLNFSHGDFEEHGARIKTIREISQETGKHVAILLDTKGPEIRTGSHAEGDVKYDLVEGQDFIVTTDYEFKGTPEKISVSYPNMTKDLKPGDTILIDDGLIGLEVKKIEGQEIFCKVKNSGALGQKKGVNLPGVSVSLPALAEKDKGDLKFGCEVGVDFIAASFIRKASDVAEVRKVLDENGGEHIKIISKIENQEGIDNFDEILELSDGIMVARGDLGVEIPVEEVPFAQKMMIKKCNAAGKPVITATQMLDSMQKNPRPTRAEAGDVANAILDGTDAVMLSGESANGKYPVEAVKTMATISAKTDEYGVPKVYYSHDVTITEAVSKGAVEAAENLGAKLIVCWTKTGRAAKMIRKYNPTMPIIALTDSEVTARQLALVRGVRAIVAKDLDNAEHFFAKALEVAASNAATTEDEAYTGFKKGDLVVLVTGISETGTTNTFKVARIG